A portion of the Rhodanobacter sp. AS-Z3 genome contains these proteins:
- a CDS encoding thymidine kinase: MAKLYFYYSAMNAGKTTTLLQSAYNYHERGMRTLILTPALDNRFGEGVVASRIGLKANARRFAGSEDLFAMVEQDIAARGAMHCVFVDEAQFLSKAQVWQISDVVDRLNIPVLAYGLRTDFRGELFEGSRHLLAWADNLEEIKTICHSGRKATMVVRVDELGRAVTDGPQVEIGGNERYVSVSRAEFKKISAGQGRIELQQTVLPLGERE; encoded by the coding sequence ATGGCCAAACTCTATTTCTATTACTCGGCAATGAACGCCGGCAAGACCACCACACTGCTGCAAAGTGCGTACAACTATCACGAGCGCGGCATGCGCACGTTGATCCTCACGCCGGCGCTGGACAATCGTTTCGGCGAAGGCGTGGTGGCGTCGCGGATCGGCCTGAAGGCGAACGCGCGGCGCTTCGCCGGCAGCGAAGATCTGTTCGCCATGGTTGAGCAGGACATCGCCGCACGTGGCGCGATGCATTGCGTGTTTGTCGACGAGGCGCAATTCCTGAGCAAGGCGCAGGTATGGCAGATCAGCGACGTGGTCGACCGCTTGAATATCCCGGTACTGGCGTACGGCCTGCGTACCGATTTTCGCGGTGAACTGTTCGAGGGTAGTCGCCACCTGTTGGCCTGGGCCGACAATCTCGAAGAGATCAAGACGATCTGTCACAGCGGGCGCAAGGCCACCATGGTGGTGCGTGTGGATGAGCTGGGCCGCGCGGTCACCGATGGTCCGCAGGTTGAGATCGGCGGCAATGAACGCTATGTCTCGGTGAGCCGCGCCGAATTCAAGAAAATCAGCGCCGGCCAGGGCCGTATCGAGTTGCAGCAAACGGTGCTGCCGCTGGGCGAGCGCGAATGA